DNA sequence from the Thermoanaerobaculia bacterium genome:
CGTCTGGCCGCGCCTCACGGCTGCCGCCCAGGAGGACGTCGGGCGAGCGCTCCGACCAGAACTTTCTCGGATTCATTTGGAGGCGCGGCGAGACGTGCCGGAAGACGGGTTCGGCGGGACCGGCCGGCGGGCGCGGCGTACCGGGGCGTACGTTAAGCCCGCCGGCGGTCCCGACGGACTCGTATAACGGCGCGTATCGTCCGCGCCGCCTATTTGCCGGTGCGGATGAGGCGCGTGAGCGCCGGCTCCCGGCCCATCAGCCGCGCATACAGCGCGAGCTGCCCGCGGTGGTACTCCTCGTGCGCGATCGCGTGATGGAGCCATTCGAGCTTCGTGCCCTTCAGCCCGTCGAAGCGCGTGATTTTCTTCTTCATCTCCCGCTCGCCCGCCCGGCGGAGCTTCCGCTCCGCGTCGGCGATCGACCGCCGAAGCAGACGGAGGATCGACGCGCGGTTTCGGGCCTTCGCGAGAGGGGCGTCGTACGTCGCGAGGAGCTCGGGCCACGGCGCGCGGTGGAAGTCCGTGTCCGGACGCGAGAGCTCGCCGGCCGCCATCATCCCGACGTCCATGATGTGCCGCAAGAGCGCGGCGACCGTGCGCGATTCGGGGGCGGGGCGAAAGTGGAAGCCCTTCGACGTGATGTTTTCGGCTTCCGCGATTACGCCGTCGCGCGCGCCGCGCCACGCTTCCAGCGCTTCTTCGAGCGGGGTCAATGGGTGCTGTTTCGTCATGGCCGGATTATCGCGCCTCTTCGAGGGGATTCGGCGGGGCCGCGCCCGACATCAGCTGCTCGTGCAGCTCGGCGACGCGCTCGACCGTGTCGATCTCCGAGATCGGCTTGTCCGGGCGCAGGCGCAGGATGCGCGGGAACCTCAGCGCGTATCCCGACTTGTGCCGGCGCGACTCCTGGATGCCGTCGAACGCGACTTCGAGCACGACTTCCGGCCGGACGATCCGCGTCCGGCCGTACATCTTCTCGGTGATCCGCTTGAACGTCGCGGTCGTCGCGGCGATCTCGGCGTCGGTGAGTCCCGAATAAGCCTTGCCCACGTTGACGAGCGAGCCGTCCGCCGCGCGGACGGCGAACGTCAGGTCGGAGAGGAGTCCCGCGCGCCTGCCGTGCCCCGGCTCGGCGACGGTGACGACGACGTCGAGCGTGGCGCGCGCCTTCTTGTACTTGAGCCAGCTCCGTCCGCGCTTCCCCGGCGCGTACGGGGCGGTCTCGTCCTTGATCATCAGTCCCTCGTTTCCGTGCGCGATCGCCGCGTCGAAGAGGAACTCGAGATCGCCGGCGCCGGAAGCGCGGGAAACCGGCGACAGGAACGTTCCCTGCGGAAGGACCAGGGATTCGAGCCTTCTCCGCCGTTCGACGAACGGAAGATCGATGACGAGCGCGCCTTCCCAGGCGAGAAGGTCGTAGAAGACGAAGACGAGCGGCACTTCCGCGATGGCCCGGCGATCGACCTTCTTGCGCCCCAACCGCTTCTGCAGCCGCCCGAACGGGAGGGCGCGCCCGTTCTCGAACGCGAGGATCTCTCCGTCGGCGACGAGCGGAACCGGGAGAGCCGCCAGGCGCGCCGCGATCTCGGGAAACGAGCCGGTGATCTCGTCGAGCGTCCGGGAGAACAGGGCGACGCGGCCCGGAGAGAGCGCGCCCGCCGGCGCGACGTGCGCCTGCGCCCGGATGCCGTCGAACTTCTCCTCGACGACGGTCTTCTCCCACGGGAGATCGTCGCCGGCTTCGTACACGGCCGCGAGCTGGAATCCCATGGGATGGAAGAGCGCGAGCGCGGCTTCCGACAGCCGGCCGTCGCACGCGAGCGCCGCGACCCGCCCCACGTCGCCGGCGAGCAGGTTCGCCCGCTGGACGTCCGGGAGGGGAACGGAGAACGCCTTCGCGATCGCCTGCTCGAGAAGGAGCGTCGAGAGCCCGGTGCGCTGCCCGCCGGACGCGAGCTTCACGATCTCCTTCAGGACTTCCGGCGCGAGCGGCTCGAGCGTCGCCGCCAGGAGCGACAGCTTCGGATCGACCCCGCGGGTCGCCGCCAGTCGCTCGAAGAACGCCGCGGCTTCCCGGACCGGAAGATCGGCCGATCGTTTCCGCCCTCGCTGGAGCAGCGCGAACGTCTCTCCCGCGTCCCCGACCTCGCGGAAGCAGTCGCCGAGAGTCTCGTCGTCGATTTCCGGAAAGAGGACTTTCGCCGTCCGATGGATCGCGCTTCCCCCGACGGAGAGGGTTCGTTCCTCGCGCGCGGAAAAGGGGCGGCCGGAAAGGAAGCGCGCGGCGATCGGGAGGGACTCCGGGTCGAGCGCCGCCAGATACCCCGCCGCGAGCGAGACCTTCCCGGACGTCCGGCGCGTCGCGCGGAGATTCGCCGCGAGCGCCGCGAATCCCTTCATGCCTCCTCCGGCGCGGCGGCCTCGAGCGCCTCCGCGTCCATTCCGCGGCGCGCCAGGATGCGCGCGAAGGCGTCCGCGAACCCGTGGACGGTGCGGACGCGTCGGGCGCGGGACTTCTCGACGATCGCCACGAGCTCGTCGAAATCCGCGTGGTCGGACATCGGGACGAGGCCCTGCGCCCCGTAGCGGTCGTACGCGGCGTCGAGGAGCGCCCAGCCGGTCACCGCGACGACGCGTCGGTTCCGGATCTTCGTGACCATCGGCTGGCTGCGGCACGGCGGCGGGACGACGAGGGCGCGCCCCTCGAGGGCCGAGGAATCGTACGGAACCGCGTTCGGGAAGGTCACTCCGAACGCGCGGTAGAGGGAGCTCATCTTCTCGATCGCTCCATGGAGGGAGACCGGGATGCCGGCCCCGCCGAGGATCCTGGCGACCTCCGGGCCCTTCCCGAGCGCGTACGCGAGGAAGACCGGTGTCGCGCCCTCGCCGAGCGCCGCCCGCGCCTCCGCGACGATCGCTTCCCGCAGGAGGCGTGTTTCGGGAAACCGAAAGACCCGCAGGCCGAACGTCGACTCGACGACGAGCGTGTCGCATTCCGGGATCTCGGCGGTCGCGCAGGTGAGGGAAGGGCGGAGCTTCACGTCGCCGGTCACGAAGAGGCGTTCGCCCCCCTGTTCGACGAGCGCGCCCGCCGAGCCGAGCACGTGTCCCGCCGAAAACAGCGTCAGGCGAGCCGGAGACCGGGGCGAGCCGACGTCGACCGGCTCTCCGTACGGGAGGACGACAGTCGCCGTCTCCCCGAACCTCGCCCGCACGATCGCGGCGGTCTCCGGTGTCGCGTACATCCGGCCGGGCAGCGCGCGGGCGTGATCGCCGTGACCGTGCGTGACGATCGCCGCTTCGACCGGAAGAACGGGATCCACGTGGAGACCGACTTCGGGAAGGAAGAGTCCCGCGGGCGTCGTTTCGAGCCGCACGGAGGAGAGGTTAGCAAGCTCCCGGCCACGACCCGCGGCGATCTATCATCCGCCGCATGACCGACACGCTCACGAACCGCCTCGCCCCCCTGGAAATGTCTTCCGGAGAGTTCCGCACTCTCGGCCATTCCCTCGTCGACCGAATCGCGGGGTTTCTCGACTCCCTTCCCGGCCGCCCGGTGACTCCGGCGGAAACGCCCGCGGAAGTCCGCGCGGCGATCGGGAGCGAGCGACGGCTTCCGGACAGCGGCTCTCCCGCCGCTCCCCTTCTCGAAGAAGCCGCTCGACTGCTCTTCGAACACTCGCTCTTCAACGGCCATCCCGGGTTCCTCGCCTACATCACGTCGTCCGCGGCGCCGATCGGAGCGCTCGCCGACCTTCTCGCCGCGGCGGTCAACCCGAACTGCGGCGCCTTCGGCCTCTCCCCCGCCGCGACCGAGATCGAAGCGCAGACGGTGCGCTGGATCGCGGAGCTGATCGGCTTTCCCGGAACGGGCGGGGTGCTCGTCTCGGGGGGAAACATGGCGAACTTCGTCGGCTTCGTCGCGGCCCGGCGGGCGAAGGAGCCGGAGGTCCGCGAAAAGGGAATCGATCCCGGGCGCGTCCGGCTGCGCGTCTACACGTCCGCGGAGACGCACACCTGGATCCAGAAGGCGGCGGATCTCTTCGGTCTCGGGACGGAGGCGATCCGCTGGATCCCCGTGGATGCGGAGCTGCGGATGATCCCCGAGGCGCTCGAGAACGCGATCGCGGAGGACGCACGCCGCGGAGAGCGGCCGTTCCTCGTCGTCGGGACGGCGGGCTCGGTCGGAACGGGCGCGGTGGATCCCCTTCCCGCGATCGCTGCGATCGCCCGACGCCACGACTGCTGGTTCCACGTCGACGGAGCGTACGGCGCGCTCGCGGCGGCGCTCCCCGACGCCTCGGCCGACCTCAAAGGGCTCGCGCTCGCCGATTCCGTCGCCGTCGACCCGCACAAGTGGCTCTACACGCCGGTCGAAGCCGGGTGCGCGCTCGTGCGCTCGCGCGACGCTCTCCGGGACGCGTTCAGCTATCGGCCGCCGTACTACCACTTCGACCGCGACGAGGAGACGATCAATTTCTACGAGCTCGGGCCGCAGAACTCGCGGGGCTTCCGGGCTCTCAAGGTCTGGCTGGGACTCCGCCGGACCGGTCGGGAAGGCGCCGTTCGGATGATGGCCGACGACTGCGCGCTCGCCGGCGTGCTCGCGGAGAACGTGAGGAAGACTCCCGGCCTCGAGCTCCTGACCGTCGGGCTCTCGATCGTGACGTTCCGCGCCGTTCCGGAAGGGATGACCGACGCGGAGGCTCTCGACGAGCTCAATACGAAGCTCCTGACCGCGATCCAGGAGGACGGCCGGTTCTATCTCTCCAACGCCGTCGTCGGAGGGAAGTTCGCGCTGCGCGCCTGCATCGTCAATTTTCGGACGTCGCGGAAGGAGATGGAGGCGCTGCCGGGCGTGGTCGTGGAGCTCGCGAAGGGGCTGCGGTAGGAGGCGCGGTGATACGCGCCGTCATATGGGGCCGCCGTGCCCGGGGGGCGGCCACCGGCCGAAGCGATCTCTCCAAGTCCGGACTCCGGAGATTGCCGCGGTCGCTGCCCGCCTTCGCCGAGGTTTCGCCGCGGCGAGCCCGCTCCCGGACAATGACCTCTTCTCCGTGGCCGGTCGCGCCCGCTATCTCTTGCTGATGAAGTCCCAGGCGTTGACGGGCTTGCCGGCACCCGGCGGCGCCGACGGCCGCACCACCGCGTCGATCTCCGGCGCGAAATCCTTCAGCAGCCGGCGCACCGGAACCCCGTCGGCGCCGCGCTCGAGGATCTCGGCCGCCGATTCGTCCATCTTCGCGAGATAGGCCTCCCACTTCGCTTCCGAAACCGGCATCGCCCGGAAACGGACGTTGCTCATCGGCACGAAGGCGCGGGAGAGGAATTCGCTCTTGCGCTTCAGGTCGTCCTCCGAGGCGAGCGGTTCGTTCTCGTAGGGCGTGTGGGGCTTCGGGATGAACGCGTTGACCGACGGAACGATCGTGGCCATCTTCCCGGTCGCCTTCGCGGAGGCGAGCGCGATCTCCCGGCAGTCGGCGACGAGCCGCACCAGGTCGCGCAGGTCTTCCTCCGTCTCCGACGGCAGCCCGAACTGGAGATAGAGCTTCAGGTTCGTGAACCCGTGCGCGAAGATCATCGCGACCTTCTCGCGAAGCATCGCGTCGGTCACCTTCTTGTTGATGAAGCGGCGCAGGCGCTCGTTGCCCGCCTCGGGAGCGATCGCCAGCGATCTCTCCCCCTGCGCCGCGAGGACCGAAAGGATTTCCGGACGGATCGCGTCGATCTTGATCGACGAGAGCGCGATGTGGAAACCGAGCGAGGCGAGCCCCGCGAGGATCGTGTCGATCTCCGGGTGATCGCAGACCGCCGTCGCGATGAGGCCCGTGCGATCGGTGAATTCACGGCCGAGCTTCGCGGTCGCGAGGATCGAGGACGCCGGATACTGCTTGATCGGCGCCATCGCGTAGGCCGCCCAGCAGAACTTGCACATCTCGGTGCATCCGCGCGAGATCTCGATCAGCAGCTTGTCGGAGAGCTCCGTGTGCGGGGTCAGGATCGTCGAATGCGGAACCTCGTAGTCGGGGCCGATCTCCTTCCTCGACATGGTCTGCTGGATCACGATCTTGCCGGCGGTCGAATTTTCGGCGCGCGTCCCCTGCACCGACGGCACGAAGAGTCCCGGAACTTTCGCGGCCTCCTCGAGGAACTCGTCCCGCGAGAGTCCCCGCTTCATCAACCCGGAAATCGCGGGCACGAGCTTTTCGCCGTCTCCCATCGCGAAGACGTCGAAGAACGGCGTCAGCGGCGCCGGATTGATTCGCGCGCAGTCTCCGCCGACGACGAGGATCGGGTGCCGCGCGTCGCGATCCTTCGCCCGCCGAGGGATCCGGGCGCGATCGAGCGTCTTCAGCAGATTGACGTAGTCCATCTCCCAGGAGACGGACCAGGCGACGACGCCGAACTCGGAGAGCGGCGTCCCGCTCTCGAACGTTTCGGCCGGCGCCTCCTCTTCCCAGAAGAAACGTTCGCAGACGAAATCGTCGACGCGGTTGAAGAGCCGGTACACCCACTGGAAGCCGAGATTCGACATCCCGACTTCGTAGGAGTTCGGGAATCCGAGCGCGAGCCGGTACGCGCCGAACTTCTTCGGCTCCTCGACGAAACGCTCCGCGGCGGCGAGCTGCCGCCTTCTTTCCGGCCAGCCGGTCATAAACAATCCAGTTTAGCAGGCCTCGCGATACATCGAGCCGGCCGGGCGCGCGTCTCGCGACACCTCGGCGTCAATCCCGGAGCGACCGTTACCCCGATGTCGAGGCGCCGCGAGACGTGCGGGAAGGCGGGGATCGGGCGGCTGCCGGCCGCTAAGGCGTACCGGGAGCGTACGGCCTGCGGACGGCAGGTCGCACGGCCCCGCAT
Encoded proteins:
- a CDS encoding DinB family protein, whose protein sequence is MTKQHPLTPLEEALEAWRGARDGVIAEAENITSKGFHFRPAPESRTVAALLRHIMDVGMMAAGELSRPDTDFHRAPWPELLATYDAPLAKARNRASILRLLRRSIADAERKLRRAGEREMKKKITRFDGLKGTKLEWLHHAIAHEEYHRGQLALYARLMGREPALTRLIRTGK
- a CDS encoding ATP-dependent DNA ligase, with translation MKGFAALAANLRATRRTSGKVSLAAGYLAALDPESLPIAARFLSGRPFSAREERTLSVGGSAIHRTAKVLFPEIDDETLGDCFREVGDAGETFALLQRGRKRSADLPVREAAAFFERLAATRGVDPKLSLLAATLEPLAPEVLKEIVKLASGGQRTGLSTLLLEQAIAKAFSVPLPDVQRANLLAGDVGRVAALACDGRLSEAALALFHPMGFQLAAVYEAGDDLPWEKTVVEEKFDGIRAQAHVAPAGALSPGRVALFSRTLDEITGSFPEIAARLAALPVPLVADGEILAFENGRALPFGRLQKRLGRKKVDRRAIAEVPLVFVFYDLLAWEGALVIDLPFVERRRRLESLVLPQGTFLSPVSRASGAGDLEFLFDAAIAHGNEGLMIKDETAPYAPGKRGRSWLKYKKARATLDVVVTVAEPGHGRRAGLLSDLTFAVRAADGSLVNVGKAYSGLTDAEIAATTATFKRITEKMYGRTRIVRPEVVLEVAFDGIQESRRHKSGYALRFPRILRLRPDKPISEIDTVERVAELHEQLMSGAAPPNPLEEAR
- a CDS encoding MBL fold metallo-hydrolase yields the protein MRLETTPAGLFLPEVGLHVDPVLPVEAAIVTHGHGDHARALPGRMYATPETAAIVRARFGETATVVLPYGEPVDVGSPRSPARLTLFSAGHVLGSAGALVEQGGERLFVTGDVKLRPSLTCATAEIPECDTLVVESTFGLRVFRFPETRLLREAIVAEARAALGEGATPVFLAYALGKGPEVARILGGAGIPVSLHGAIEKMSSLYRAFGVTFPNAVPYDSSALEGRALVVPPPCRSQPMVTKIRNRRVVAVTGWALLDAAYDRYGAQGLVPMSDHADFDELVAIVEKSRARRVRTVHGFADAFARILARRGMDAEALEAAAPEEA
- a CDS encoding aminotransferase class V-fold PLP-dependent enzyme, with the translated sequence MTDTLTNRLAPLEMSSGEFRTLGHSLVDRIAGFLDSLPGRPVTPAETPAEVRAAIGSERRLPDSGSPAAPLLEEAARLLFEHSLFNGHPGFLAYITSSAAPIGALADLLAAAVNPNCGAFGLSPAATEIEAQTVRWIAELIGFPGTGGVLVSGGNMANFVGFVAARRAKEPEVREKGIDPGRVRLRVYTSAETHTWIQKAADLFGLGTEAIRWIPVDAELRMIPEALENAIAEDARRGERPFLVVGTAGSVGTGAVDPLPAIAAIARRHDCWFHVDGAYGALAAALPDASADLKGLALADSVAVDPHKWLYTPVEAGCALVRSRDALRDAFSYRPPYYHFDRDEETINFYELGPQNSRGFRALKVWLGLRRTGREGAVRMMADDCALAGVLAENVRKTPGLELLTVGLSIVTFRAVPEGMTDAEALDELNTKLLTAIQEDGRFYLSNAVVGGKFALRACIVNFRTSRKEMEALPGVVVELAKGLR
- a CDS encoding radical SAM protein, with protein sequence MTGWPERRRQLAAAERFVEEPKKFGAYRLALGFPNSYEVGMSNLGFQWVYRLFNRVDDFVCERFFWEEEAPAETFESGTPLSEFGVVAWSVSWEMDYVNLLKTLDRARIPRRAKDRDARHPILVVGGDCARINPAPLTPFFDVFAMGDGEKLVPAISGLMKRGLSRDEFLEEAAKVPGLFVPSVQGTRAENSTAGKIVIQQTMSRKEIGPDYEVPHSTILTPHTELSDKLLIEISRGCTEMCKFCWAAYAMAPIKQYPASSILATAKLGREFTDRTGLIATAVCDHPEIDTILAGLASLGFHIALSSIKIDAIRPEILSVLAAQGERSLAIAPEAGNERLRRFINKKVTDAMLREKVAMIFAHGFTNLKLYLQFGLPSETEEDLRDLVRLVADCREIALASAKATGKMATIVPSVNAFIPKPHTPYENEPLASEDDLKRKSEFLSRAFVPMSNVRFRAMPVSEAKWEAYLAKMDESAAEILERGADGVPVRRLLKDFAPEIDAVVRPSAPPGAGKPVNAWDFISKR